The following are encoded in a window of Methanocella sp. genomic DNA:
- a CDS encoding indole-3-glycerol-phosphate synthase yields the protein MNRLNFTDILQARKRDYVPYEGDAGPDRRPLSLVEFIAAAKQDGRPPVIAEVKPASPTAGRLRRVADVSSLALSFKNNGACGISVLTEPRFFGGSTASLKEASCGLPVLRKDFLFHPAQIKESFALGADSLLLIASFFSPDCLSDMISEARSYGMEPLVEVHGEDDIQRAGSAGATLYAVNNRDKDTLEVDLRRTARLAPLIDGTVVSASGIGTREQLMEALEYCDAALVGSALMRSKDPGKALSLLVYGVP from the coding sequence GTGAACCGGTTGAACTTTACTGACATACTCCAGGCCCGCAAGCGCGACTACGTGCCATACGAGGGCGACGCAGGCCCCGACAGGCGGCCATTAAGCCTCGTGGAATTTATTGCGGCGGCAAAACAGGACGGAAGGCCCCCTGTCATTGCCGAGGTCAAGCCGGCCTCGCCCACCGCGGGCCGGCTGAGACGGGTAGCCGACGTATCGTCCCTGGCGCTCTCCTTTAAAAATAACGGCGCCTGCGGCATATCGGTGCTCACCGAGCCCCGGTTCTTCGGGGGCTCGACCGCCAGCCTGAAAGAGGCCAGTTGCGGCCTGCCGGTGCTCCGGAAGGACTTCCTCTTTCATCCCGCCCAGATAAAAGAATCGTTCGCCCTCGGCGCCGACAGCCTACTTTTGATCGCCTCCTTCTTTTCCCCCGACTGCCTTTCCGACATGATCTCCGAAGCCCGGTCCTACGGGATGGAGCCCCTGGTGGAAGTGCACGGCGAGGACGACATCCAGCGCGCCGGGTCCGCCGGGGCCACGCTGTACGCGGTGAACAACCGGGACAAGGACACGCTCGAGGTCGACCTCCGCAGGACGGCCCGCCTGGCGCCGCTCATCGACGGCACCGTAGTCAGCGCGTCCGGCATCGGGACGCGGGAGCAGCTCATGGAGGCGCTCGAATACTGCGACGCCGCCCTCGTCGGGAGCGCCCTGATGCGGTCGAAGGACCCCGGAAAAGCCCTGAGCTTGCTCGTTTACGGGGTGCCGTAG